From the Amia ocellicauda isolate fAmiCal2 chromosome 12, fAmiCal2.hap1, whole genome shotgun sequence genome, the window CACCCCTGCAGGGACAACTGCACATTGGTCCTACTGGACACAGAAGGACTGGGAGATGTGGAAAAGGTAGGATGGCTAAGCTCTAACCTTCTCAGACAAGGAATGATTTGTGCCAATTCAAGAAGCAAATGCAGCACTTTTTAAATAGTGTAGAAAAACCTAAAAGTGCTTGATTTcattaatgattaaataaaaaataataaacgttGATTGTATACTATTTATCAACTAATTCCATAAATTACTATCATCTGTCTGTTGTTCAATGTagtacttgttttgtttttaaactctgGATTAAGCACTGAAAAGGCTGAAATATGATTGGTTCTTAATAGTAGATAAcatagaaaacaaatatttaattaatctgtctttaaaaatatatataaaaatcttgtGAAAGCTAAAGTGGGGCCTTTTGGCAAAACCTAAAAAAGTCAATAGTCCACAAAATGTAAAGCTGTCAATACCCTAAGTCAACAGGGCCTGGagttcagattttttttccacCTCAACTGTGGCTTACCTAATTACCTAATTAACCATTTATGCACTATACTGAACCAATTAGGCACAGCTTCCATGTTGTGAGCAGGCGAGGATGTAAAGAGACCTAGAGAAACCTCCAGGACCAGACTTCTACATCACTTGCCCACGTGACTCTGAAAAGTGTGTCCGTTCTCCTCTTTCCCCAGGGGGATCAGAAGAACGACAGCTGGATCTTTGCTCTAGCTGTCCTCCTGAGCAGCACCTTGGTCTACAACAGCATGGGCACCATTAACAACCAAGCAGTCGAGAGCTTGCAGTATCCTTTCACTGGCCAAGGGGCTTGGGGTTGTAGGGTGATGGTGTAGTATTTTGCAGTAGACGGTAGCAAAAACATCACAAAATATAGCAAATACCATGCTATACATGTCATAACATCATACAATTGGCATATTTTTCTAAAGAAGGGGCCATACATTGAGTCACTGTCTCTGTAAGAACTGAAGCACAGTAATCTCTTGTGATGCACAGCATATAATATACTAATTGAATTGTATTTGTGATGTTTTTCATTCTTAACTGTAATCAATAGCTATGTGACTGAGCTGACGGAGACTATCAAAGTGAAATCTAGTGGGGAGGTGGAAGATGCCTCTGCAGAATTCATGCGTTTTTTCCCTTCGTTCGTGTGGGCTGTGCGAGACTTCCACCTGGAGCTCTTTCTCGATGGGAAAGCCATTAGTGCTGACGAGTACTTGGAGAACTCCCTCAAGTTAAAAACAGGTGAGCTGAAAGGGATAAGTACTTTTCAGTGACAAACTAAACCGAAACTGCCTACTCTTCAGTACTTTCTTCTCCCTTCTTCTACCCTTCAATTTCCTTCACAGATTCGATTTCTTCCCTCTCCCCTCTACTCGGCCtcaagttctttgtttcttcgCATTTGTCTTTCTCACCTCTGTCACTTTATCCTCGGCTTTCATTCTTTCTGCATTACAGAGATTCTTTCCTTTTCAACATCTGTATCCTCTGTATCAGCTGAAGCCAATGGTGTAATCctctgtttaaatgtttttacctTTGATTGCTGACATTTTCCTgtaatgatacaaaataaatcaaagaaaaaGAGGAAGGAACAGGCACTGGGAGATGTAAAATGCATTTGGGAGCttaatatgtaatgtaatacatttgtgATAAAATGGTTTCCTCCATTCTTTTTttctgctgtgttgtgtgattgTGTTGTAAAAGTGACCCTTTACCCAAACTGGCAAGACCATTGGTTAGTTTGATTTCACATAAAAAtttaacaaaaaactaaatctcTTCTGTTTTCATTGAGGCATCGGACCAAAAAACGCTCTCTATAATGCTCCCCGTGAGTGTATCCGGAAATACTTCCCATCCCGGAAATGCTTTGTGTTCGATCAGCCTTCCTCCAAGGAGAAAATTAAGAAACTGGAGGAGCTGCGTGACGATGAACTTGACCCTGGGTTTGTCAAGCAAACAAGAGACTTCTGCAGTCACATTTTGAACCACTCTCAGATTAAAACCATTAATGAGGGATTCAAGGTTACCGGGAGATGTGAGTACAATCTGAAATGTGCTATTGGAACAGTCACAGaaataaaacaggaaatatTATGAATGTTATAATAATATGGACCATTGCTAAGTagtaaaaaaggaaaattcAGTGGACCACAGGTGTTtcattgtgttttaaattattgataGCAAATATGGATGAAGGCTTATTAAAGGTTAtgaataattatgtatttcttgtttgttcatATTGTTTGTCCAGAAGGTAGTCacactgggtagtttattcagCATGGCTATGAACAATGTGAGCAGAAATAACAAGTGCAAATATCACAGAACAGACATGAGAGAATAGGCAGAAAGTAAGGAATGAAACTACGATGCAGAGGGTATCTGGAGAAATTAGGCTgccaattttaattaaaaaatatatttttaaggctATTCACATTTTGCATTCTTCATGTGTGTTTTTCTACAAGTTGGGATGATCACATTTTCCTGGTTCGGGGATGATAGCACTATAGTGCAGCTTTAGGACACCTTTTAAGTTCCTAATAATCTTGTTATCTGCTACCTCTGTGACCCCTCTTGCCGAGCTTCAGCACACAGCTAGATCAAGAGATTTTCTTGTCACAGCTTTCTCTTTATGATTCACATTGGGGGCTCAGACTTTGAAAATCCTTTATCCAACAATTGAGATAATCcaccacaattttttttttcatacgaTTCATCATTTAAAGGGCTTCTGACGTCCAAAGCTTTCCAAACTGAGATATCGCCATTACCCACCAAATTTCCTTGTTAGTATTAAGAGCCTGTAGTGTCTCTGTACTTTATTGCCtttttgtaaagaaaatgaaatgcagaagTCACAATTGCTCTAGAGAAGGCCTAGGAACTAGCTTTCTGGGATTTTTGAGGTAAAATAACATGTATAAGCATACTTTTACAAAGCAACAATTAAATGCAAATCAGGATCAGGAATTTACAagttttcacaatctttagaaTCCGGGCGATTTAGGGTAAAAGGGCTGGAGACTGTCACCCTGAATGATCCATTTCCAAACCCATGGACCAATTTGATCATGACCGGAGTTGGCCTCTCCTGCGATGTgtttaaatgttgttgttgttgtcgtcatTGTTTCAGTGTTGGGGAACCTCACGCTGACGTACGTGGACGCCATCCGCAGTGGCAAGGTGCCCTGTCTGGAGAGTGCCGTCTCCGCTCTGGCTCAGATTGAGAACTCTGCGGCAGTGGAGCGGGCCCTCTCTCTGTACAGGCAGCAGATGAAGGAGAAACTCAGTCTGCCTACCGAGACGCAGAAGGAGCTCTCGGACGTCAGTGAGCAGTGCCTGCAGCAGGCACTACAACTCTTTATGAACCGCTCCTTCAAGGATGAGAACAATGAGTACCAGAGAAACCTCATGGTACATTTACAGTACAAATACCCTCTAACAGATGTATCTAAACTTGAAGCACTGATACTGATCAGTGTTTTTTAGAACTGAATTTTAAATACTGCTATAAGTTATTATAAACAAGCCTCTTGTGCCGCAACTGTAtttaaatcaataacaaaacatgTCATATTCCAGCTGAGCAGTGAGACAATGTGTGTTGTTTAAGAAAAGTCAAATAATATCCTGGTCGACTATGTTATAATTTTATTCTGATATTGCTTACCAAGCACTAAGAGGTTTTTGATGCACATTTAAGTTTAGGATTCATTATTTTGCAGAGTTGAGGCCttcacaaaagaaaatgtatttatttagccaaaagtatttatttagcacGTTTGATATGTTGCCAGAATAAGATCTTACCTAATAGTGTTCACATATGTTGCCAGGTTCGTGTGGAAGGCGAGTATGATTTGTTTTGCAACGAGAATACAGCGCTCTCCCAAGATCGCTGCACTGCTGTCCTAATACAGCTTGAAGATCAGCAGGAAGAGGATGATTACCTAAAGCCTGGAGGTTACAGAGATTACAGGGACAATCTGGATAATCTGATCCAGCAGTACAAAGAGACGCCTGGCAAAGGGACACAGGTAGCACAAAAGATTGTaacatatattttcattaacatgcaaccAAATGAGTGAAATGGTTTCAAGGGATGTTCTCTCATTAGGAGGTTATCAGGATGTTGGAAAGATAACATAATGAACTAATTGTACTGTATATgtgcaaagttttttttttttttggaagggaGAATGTGGAAATATTGAACCATTTCACACATTTTGCTGGGAATCTGAAGTTAATGTATATAAAGTTGACATCCGTTAACCTGTTGCATGCAGATCCCATTGAAAACAAATTGTTGTGCCTTGTTCAACTCAGGCAGCTGTTAAGTGGTTAGTAAAATTATCCTCTTCAAATTGGCAGTTTCTGAATTGTCTAACTGACCTGATTAAATCTCCATACAAAAGTAGataattgtgtaattttctCAATTAGTATTAAACCTCAGGTGGAAACAACCCATCTTACCCCCACCCTAGTGTAGACCTACTGAAGCCAGAGAGAGGGAGTAATCTTACTCTGTGTGGAATTTTACACTTCCCCAAAGGCATCTCTTGAATAGGAAAATGCGAAAGATGatgttgtatttaatttgtaaccCAAGCAAGAGTCTTGCCCCATCTTTACAAAAgtaaattatttgaaattatGTGCTTTAGAAAAGGCTTTTATGTGAATGTGAGTTTCTAGAAATATATATGagcaaatgttattttatgattatttcgTATGAAACCACATGCTGAGTATTATATTCTTGcaggattattattaattatcagTTTGGACAATCAAAAACTCAGCATACGAAACTTGTGATTCTACCTGATTACTACCTTAGGTTgcttgtgcttttttatttgctatcatccaaaactgaagttataaccaattaaaatgtacaaaatgccATTGAAAATAATGGTGGAATGTTCACAAAATTGCAATCATTTCTACTCTCTAGCCAACCATCAGTGAATCATATGCCAATCATTAGCCCCATCGCCAATCAGAAAGGAGGATTTACAGCTGTTTGATAGTTCTGCTCATCTATACAATTCAAAGAACCTGGTGAACCAGGTTGTGCATTATTGTACTGGGTTGCGTAGTCAAACTACATACAGGAGTTATGATGGAAACTCTGTTGCTGTCCCTGTTGTATGTCTCGTAGCCTGCCCCAGCCTTCATCCTGACCCTCTCTAATGCATtgccaaatatttttttcaggcTGCATGTGTTTTGGAAGAGTATCTGAAGCGCAAAGAAGATCTGGGAAGAAACATTCTTATGGCAGACCATGCTTTAACAGAACAGGATAGACGTATCAAAGGTGAGAAGAAAGACTAATAACTCACATTCTGGCCAGCCGATTTTAATTTGAACTCTTTGAACATTCTTGTGCAAGGCTATGGGGATTGGTGAGCATTGATTATAACCTGTAATTATATTCTGTTCTATCGCAATAGATTTGTATGGTGATGTTTAATGCTCGGTAATGTATTTAaccaatgtattaaaaaaagcttAATTACTGCAGGCTTTTAGTTGTTCTTGATTGGATTGGATTATGGATTGTGTTCATTAAGGTTATCCAATGTTATTTGTCTGTTGTTCGAGCACATTGTGAGTTTTGTATAAACGTATTAGTTGTAATTCAACATAAACATCAACCATTTTGAGGGGTTCTCTTGTGAAAACTGGCTTTGTTCAAGTGTTGTCACACCTAATATCAGTACCTGATTCCATTGTTCATTTTCCCTTTCCTTTTTGTCACCCCCCAACAGAAGAGGAAGCGAGAGTTGAGATGGAGAAATATAAGGCAGAAGTTGCCAGACAACAGGAAGAAATGCTGAAGCAAAGGCTTGAAGACAAGGACAGAGCCTACAGAGAGAATGAGAAGCAGCTGAGGGAGAAAATGGAGAATGACAGGAGAGCAGCCCTGGACGAACACAACAGGATCCTTGACCGGAAACTGAAGGTATATAAACATTACAACCTCACATGGTCAGTGCAAAACCTGGCAAAAATGACACCCATATTCCATCAGTAAGTTAAGTCATGAAATGTAATAGCTCTGAATAATCAAAAACTGCCACCACATATACTTGAGAAGTCCCTTAAAGCTATTTAAACAGAATAAAGAATAATCCAAGTGGAAATAACAAGAGAAAATTGCACGGAGCGCTTGTAACAGTGCCCGCAACAAGCAGGAACTGAAATAACCACAAGGGCAGATGGTGCATTCTCTTCTTAATCAGAACAAAGACTGTAACATGGGTATTCTGAAAATATCATATTTAGCCCTATAATAATATCCCTCAAGAAACTCCAATTTTGTTGTATACTTCACTCTCACAAAACTGGGTTGAGACATGAGAAGGTACAATGTGTCTAACCTCATTTCAACATGTTCAGAATTGGaaaggtattttttaaatttcagtATCACACCTCTGCTGTCTCAGGCTTCACTAGCTTGGTatgcacaaaacacacaatactCCCCTTAAGGAATCAAGGACTGGGCAACATAGACAGAGCTAACCCAAAGCTCCTCCCTACCAGAAGATACCAAGTTAAATCTTCAAATAAGACATTGCTCAAAATACAATATTCAGCAATTTACTAAATACTCTGTATATCCATGCTTTGAATGGTTACATTCAGTtattaaactttaaaacaaCTTGAATGGCAAAAAAAGCACAATTTATGGCCATTACTCTGTAGTCATGTGGCAAAACGTTTTATGGTCTGACGTAAAAATGCAAAGCATTATGTTTGGCACAAACGCAACACAGTGCATCACCTAAAGAACAGCATCCCTACtgtaaagcatggtggtggcagcatcatgttacgGGGGGGGTTCTCATTGGTAGGGATtggggcacttgtcaggatagaagagAAAGTGAATCGAACGAAGTATACAAAAGGCAACAACCCAAAacacagccaaagctacactggggtggctaaggaacaaaactATACATATCCTTGAGTGTCCCAACCTAAATCCAGTGAAACATTTGTGGCATGAATTGAAGATTACTGTCCATTAATGCTCCCCTGGGAAGTTGACAGATCTTGAaaagttttgtaaagaagaatggtcaaatattgccaaatctagctgtgcaaagttggtagagaccgatcccaacagactcacagctgtaattactgccaaaggtgcttccaccaagtattaactttgGGGGTAAATactcagttttgtatttttaacatatatattttcacaataaaaacttCCCCCCCTTAACAGTGTGAAGTTTGATGTATAGATAAGTAGATAAAAAAATCCTAATGACGTACTGAGTCGGCAAAATGTGAAGAACAGTTCAAGGGGGTATAGATTTTCTATAAGCACAGGcatgaatatatatgtatatatttgacgCAAGACACAAGAAATGTAATAttcacagtttgttttttgttcttgtttagtAATGGAGGGTGCTCTTGAGAGATGCTGAGGGTTTTTCACTCGGTTACATATGTTATGGAAAATCTTGAAGGTCTTCATcactctttgtctctctctttcgGCGCAGGAGCAGAAAGCCCTTATAATGGAGGGATTCCAGGACAAGGCTTCGAGGATGGAATCTGAAATGAAATCCCTCAGGAGGCAGGTGCAGCAGCAGTCAAAAGGAAGCTCTGGATGGAATTGCTCAATATCTTAGAAAGAGGGGTCTCTTGTATGCTACCTGGATTATGTGGAAATATTTTGGTGATACAGCCAGTTTCTCACTGACTTGAAAGTGTTACATCAGGAGAGATCATGGTTCCTCTTTTAATTGCCAGTGCTGACATCactcatacattttaatttatatagatatatacagctctggaaaaaattaagagaccattgCAAAATTATccgtttctctggttttactatttataggtatgtgtttgggtaaaatgaacattttagcTTTATTTATGAACTACTGACAAAAtgtctcccaaattccaaatagaaatatgaatggaatggaatggctgccatacatgtagagatgctgatttaagaaaaatttgcagtggtctcttaatttgttccagagctgtattttcgCTGGAAGCATTTAACTTCCAACACAAGCTGCTTTCAGGACATAAAGAGCAGACCTTTTTACACCTATCAAATATGATTTGAAATATTTAGTCTACCAAAAACAGACTAATGAGATGCTATTATTGTGAAAGGACTAATGTGCAGGATTGCCCTCTAAATTTGACAAATTCAGAAAGATTTATGATTTCACaacaatcaatatttatttatttttattattattattaattattaatttgtcaGACACCATTATCTAATCTGTCTTGCAAGGTTATATTTTAGTCGGACAGAGTTTCCTTGGCTTGCCAGGTGCCTGTGATATTATTTCTCCCTGTGCTGTTTGTTTATACCTTAGAAGTGTGAGAAGAAGCCTGAGCAACAATTCATATGTATACTGCATCTCTATGTAAAATCGTATTAGTATTTGGTTATGTTCCCAGATATCAATTTATTTTAGAGGGAAAAAGATAAAGCAGGGTGTTGAGGGCCTAATGTCCAGGTATATTTCTCACAGCCAAGCTTGCCTTAAAACAATCTCCTCTGCCCGTATTACAGCCTTTCACTcctgaaacacaaaaacattctCCTTCCAGGATCCGCTGAGaaaatgaagagaaaataatCAGGGTTTACTAACAATAACCTACTTTTACTCGTACTCCACTCTTTGCAGAGTTTAGGACGAGGCTTCAATACTGTGATTAGTACAAATGAAGCCAGGTGAAACCAGTCACCCATAAAGTCACCTTTATGCCAGCAACATACGTCCTGAGTCTTGAACAACACCCCACACCCaggcatatatacatatttatctatctatgtatagTTCCTCCCACTTCACAAATACATGCTGCTTGGGTTCATCGGCTACTTGAAACTGCCCTTTAGTCTTGGGTGTGTGTAACATTGATGATTTGGTGTCCTGTCATGTaccctgccttgcgccctgtaCCTACTCACTCAGCTCACTCTGACCCTGTTCCAAATGAAGATGTTATTGAAAATGAATGGACGGATGTATCTAATCTGTAAAATGACACACtcaagttcagttcagttcagttaagCAAGTTTGGATTTAACTGTTTAAACATCATCTAAAAAGATGAAAAGCAACAATATTTTACACAAATAACAAACATTTGACTAAGGCAAACTGATCCATACAGATGTCAAATGTTTAGGCAGCCTGCCACAGATCTTTCCAATGTACACAACTGCTAATGCAAGCTTATGACAGACATCTATACAAGTATAGAATGGTTTACTATTTCTTTTTAGCTAATGACTATAAGCATTTAGTAGTGTTTTATGAGTATAATGTTACCTAGATCTGCATCATGTTTTATTGGCT encodes:
- the LOC136764368 gene encoding guanylate-binding protein 1 isoform X2, which translates into the protein MSSVMDGPVWLVQVSTDGAVRVNPAALGTLDAISPPLQVISIFGPRQTGKSHLLNCLAGRTGFTVSNDTSPKDPGIKMWCLPNPLDKKQTLILLDTEGFEEDWAVGEACCPIFILSVLLSSVFLYNTQGPITCEVLNKLLHVVALPNQVQLPSSDWPSESFLLSGVLPAFMWCVRDVALEMEIDGIELLPNDYLASILNEGRDDDESPTSMIQRLFPSQKLFNFCLTHGSGKDIEKLPHRQLSSCFMDQVEVLKTDLLRSEPKTFMDAAYISGKELRVMLEHFADNLTRNSVIWLNKEKEEIELMAQLSIGEMESPMDWDCFHTEAVVESPSSIPHQSLDPPPRVQDQPRKQPLLVRTSLGPVEMPAPVCLIENTKGNELKVNQEAVDILNATEQPVVVVAIVGLYRTGKSYLMNKLAAKQTGFSLGATIQSHTKGIWMWCVPHPCRDNCTLVLLDTEGLGDVEKGDQKNDSWIFALAVLLSSTLVYNSMGTINNQAVESLHYVTELTETIKVKSSGEVEDASAEFMRFFPSFVWAVRDFHLELFLDGKAISADEYLENSLKLKTGIGPKNALYNAPRECIRKYFPSRKCFVFDQPSSKEKIKKLEELRDDELDPGFVKQTRDFCSHILNHSQIKTINEGFKVTGRLLGNLTLTYVDAIRSGKVPCLESAVSALAQIENSAAVERALSLYRQQMKEKLSLPTETQKELSDVSEQCLQQALQLFMNRSFKDENNEYQRNLMVRVEGEYDLFCNENTALSQDRCTAVLIQLEDQQEEDDYLKPGGYRDYRDNLDNLIQQYKETPGKGTQAACVLEEYLKRKEDLGRNILMADHALTEQDRRIKEEEARVEMEKYKAEVARQQEEMLKQRLEDKDRAYRENEKQLREKMENDRRAALDEHNRILDRKLKEQKALIMEGFQDKASRMESEMKSLRRQVQQQSKGSSGWNCSIS
- the LOC136764368 gene encoding guanylate-binding protein 1 isoform X1 yields the protein MSSVMDGPVWLVQVSTDGAVRVNPAALGTLDAISPPLQVISIFGPRQTGKSHLLNCLAGRTGFTVSNDTSPKDPGIKMWCLPNPLDKKQTLILLDTEGFEEDWAVGEACCPIFILSVLLSSVFLYNTQGPITCEVLNKLLHVVALPNQVQLPSSDWPSESFLLSGVLPAFMWCVRDVALEMEIDGIELLPNDYLASILNEGRDDDESPTSMIQRLFPSQKLFNFCLTHGSGKDIEKLPHRQLSSCFMDQVEVLKTDLLRSEPKTFMDAAYISGKELRVMLEHFADNLTRNSVIWLNKEKEEIELMAQLSIGEMESPMDWDCFHTEAVVESPSSIPHQSLDPPPRVQDQPRKQPLLVRTSLKGPVEMPAPVCLIENTKGNELKVNQEAVDILNATEQPVVVVAIVGLYRTGKSYLMNKLAAKQTGFSLGATIQSHTKGIWMWCVPHPCRDNCTLVLLDTEGLGDVEKGDQKNDSWIFALAVLLSSTLVYNSMGTINNQAVESLHYVTELTETIKVKSSGEVEDASAEFMRFFPSFVWAVRDFHLELFLDGKAISADEYLENSLKLKTGIGPKNALYNAPRECIRKYFPSRKCFVFDQPSSKEKIKKLEELRDDELDPGFVKQTRDFCSHILNHSQIKTINEGFKVTGRLLGNLTLTYVDAIRSGKVPCLESAVSALAQIENSAAVERALSLYRQQMKEKLSLPTETQKELSDVSEQCLQQALQLFMNRSFKDENNEYQRNLMVRVEGEYDLFCNENTALSQDRCTAVLIQLEDQQEEDDYLKPGGYRDYRDNLDNLIQQYKETPGKGTQAACVLEEYLKRKEDLGRNILMADHALTEQDRRIKEEEARVEMEKYKAEVARQQEEMLKQRLEDKDRAYRENEKQLREKMENDRRAALDEHNRILDRKLKEQKALIMEGFQDKASRMESEMKSLRRQVQQQSKGSSGWNCSIS